One Mixta gaviniae genomic window carries:
- the bcsE gene encoding cellulose biosynthesis protein BcsE — protein sequence MSLSFTLGIEQVQNELIDMQPPGCYWLTVSRPEDARRLARQVMAAQKSLTLISAGDAPQALLEPKLPQGPNRIPFYSLPETRRALLDLPEDLARTLSAKPQLILFNNHFSFLEKLSPAELIDWIKKINHTLAARNCCLLIITSGSGVNNLRQSLLSTFRQLNGLAHLEYQQDIWNYRISWWCHDRRLMADRALRLTFQPAGFMAVNESEQNTPLTLNDEAICIAEKQVLEGAPPLSSHWQLFDSNELVASRAQQADSATVIFCLSHNEQIRTLAQAIHGLRRARGAGLKIIVREMQTSLRYSDERLLLACGVNAIVPFGAPMSRFLTTLESLQGQRYNRHVPADLNALLQSLQPMQLRGFLPLDQFCEAVTQLASNTLLPENGKGLLVALRPVPELKPEQALTLCKPRRYGDLVTLLGDRLYLFLSSCRYNDLDTALKFIFRLPHDELFSNRLVWFEDLQILSEVRQMKTLVPGAWKDRPPALSVVTPESATPAPVAAVRPTPLPVALKIDTKGASRE from the coding sequence ATGTCACTCTCTTTTACGCTCGGTATTGAGCAGGTTCAGAATGAATTAATTGATATGCAGCCGCCTGGCTGTTACTGGCTTACCGTTAGCCGGCCCGAGGATGCTCGCAGGCTGGCGCGGCAGGTGATGGCGGCGCAAAAGTCCCTGACGCTTATCAGCGCCGGCGACGCGCCGCAGGCGCTGCTGGAGCCGAAATTGCCGCAGGGGCCGAATCGCATTCCTTTTTACTCACTGCCTGAGACACGTCGCGCGCTATTGGATCTGCCGGAGGATTTAGCCCGCACCCTTTCAGCGAAGCCGCAGCTGATTTTATTTAACAATCATTTTTCTTTCCTTGAAAAACTATCACCTGCGGAATTAATCGACTGGATTAAAAAAATTAACCACACGCTGGCTGCGCGTAACTGTTGTCTGTTAATTATCACGTCCGGTTCGGGAGTAAATAATTTACGTCAGTCGTTACTGAGTACGTTCCGGCAATTAAACGGCCTGGCGCATCTGGAATATCAGCAGGATATCTGGAATTACCGCATCAGCTGGTGGTGTCACGATCGGCGCCTGATGGCGGATCGCGCGCTGCGCTTAACCTTTCAGCCCGCCGGTTTTATGGCGGTCAATGAAAGCGAGCAGAACACGCCGCTGACGCTGAACGACGAGGCGATCTGCATCGCAGAAAAACAGGTGCTGGAAGGCGCACCGCCGCTCTCCAGCCACTGGCAGCTGTTCGACAGCAATGAGCTGGTGGCGTCGCGCGCCCAGCAGGCGGATTCCGCCACGGTGATTTTCTGCCTGAGCCATAATGAGCAGATCCGCACGCTGGCGCAGGCGATCCACGGCCTGCGGCGCGCACGCGGCGCCGGCCTGAAAATCATCGTACGTGAGATGCAGACCAGCCTGCGCTACAGCGATGAGCGTCTGCTGCTGGCCTGCGGCGTTAACGCTATCGTGCCGTTCGGCGCGCCGATGTCGCGCTTTCTCACCACGCTGGAAAGCCTGCAGGGCCAGCGCTATAACCGCCACGTGCCGGCCGATCTCAATGCGCTGCTGCAGTCGCTGCAGCCGATGCAGCTGCGCGGCTTTTTACCGCTGGATCAGTTTTGCGAGGCGGTCACGCAGCTGGCAAGCAACACCCTGCTGCCGGAAAACGGCAAAGGCCTGCTGGTGGCGCTGCGGCCGGTGCCCGAGCTGAAACCTGAGCAAGCGCTTACGTTATGTAAGCCGCGCCGCTATGGCGACCTGGTAACGCTGCTGGGCGACCGGCTCTACCTGTTTCTCTCTTCGTGCCGCTATAACGATCTCGACACGGCGCTGAAGTTTATCTTCCGCCTGCCTCATGACGAACTCTTCTCCAACCGTCTGGTGTGGTTTGAAGATTTGCAGATCCTCTCCGAGGTGCGGCAGATGAAGACGCTGGTGCCGGGCGCATGGAAAGACCGGCCGCCAGCGCTGAGCGTGGTGACGCCGGAGAGCGCGACGCCGGCGCCTGTGGCGGCGGTGCGCCCCACGCCGCTGCCGGTGGCGCTAAAAATTGATACGAAAGGAGCCTCGCGCGAATGA
- the bcsR gene encoding cellulose biosynthesis protein BcsR codes for MKQPQEISAIPEKLGLRDDISTLGEAFSFSAFRYVDIAREERLAAILARWPLLNELSREQQEENACRS; via the coding sequence ATGAAACAACCGCAAGAAATTTCTGCAATACCCGAAAAACTCGGCCTGCGTGACGATATCAGTACGCTGGGCGAAGCGTTCTCTTTTTCCGCATTTCGCTATGTCGATATTGCGCGCGAAGAGCGGCTGGCAGCCATTCTGGCGCGCTGGCCATTATTAAATGAGCTTTCCCGCGAGCAACAGGAAGAAAACGCATGCCGGTCTTAG
- the bcsQ gene encoding cellulose biosynthesis protein BcsQ yields the protein MPVLALQGVRGGTGTTSVTAALAWALQQLGEPTLVMDWSPANQLRLHFNTPQHERCGWMRAALDGDAQPMALRYPDGPDFIPFGQLNGEERARFYADPAPFVSAWLENLAALKTQYRWILLDLPGDEHPWLQPVYAEVDRLVQLLVADGNCHMRLHQPVAAVRPLYLLNLFNANSKVQQDLHQLWIGSLHSLIPLMIHRDEALSEALLNKQPLGEYRPHALASEEIVTLANWLIMHIPGARA from the coding sequence ATGCCGGTCTTAGCGCTACAGGGCGTACGCGGCGGAACGGGCACGACCTCCGTCACGGCGGCGCTGGCCTGGGCCTTACAGCAGCTGGGCGAGCCGACGCTGGTGATGGACTGGTCGCCGGCCAATCAGCTGCGTCTGCACTTTAATACGCCGCAACACGAGCGCTGCGGCTGGATGCGCGCGGCGCTGGATGGCGATGCGCAGCCTATGGCGCTGCGCTACCCCGACGGCCCCGACTTTATTCCTTTCGGCCAGCTGAACGGCGAAGAGCGCGCGCGCTTTTACGCCGATCCGGCGCCGTTCGTCAGCGCCTGGCTGGAAAACCTGGCGGCGCTGAAAACGCAGTACCGCTGGATATTGCTCGATCTGCCGGGCGATGAGCATCCCTGGCTGCAGCCGGTCTACGCAGAGGTGGACCGCCTGGTACAGCTGCTGGTGGCCGATGGTAACTGCCATATGCGGCTGCATCAGCCGGTCGCCGCGGTGCGTCCGCTCTATCTGCTCAACCTGTTTAACGCCAACAGCAAAGTGCAGCAGGATCTGCATCAGCTCTGGATTGGTTCGCTGCACAGCCTGATCCCGCTGATGATCCACCGCGACGAGGCGCTCTCCGAAGCGCTGCTAAATAAACAGCCGCTGGGCGAATATCGCCCGCACGCGCTGGCCAGCGAAGAGATCGTCACCCTGGCGAACTGGCTGATCATGCATATTCCGGGGGCGCGCGCATGA
- the bcsA gene encoding UDP-forming cellulose synthase catalytic subunit, whose protein sequence is MNPLSWLIAAPAWQALNRRYEGYRQAGTPALAAGIQCFWLVLGWSLLRFETPGWQRIIAQRRTLWPHISPERPRPLDIVRFFSQSVWLLLVLPQDGSTSSQRKRFSAFRRLFSWRQRAYQWLDSLPQRLQQGERLEKRISSLSPVARKLIFIVCSLAAAALALICISQPFDLFTQFIFVVMLWGLAMVVRRVPGRLATMMLIVLSLTVSCRYLWWRYTSTLNWDDPVSLTFGLLLIAAETYAWVVLVLGYFQTLWPLHRQPVSMPEDTRLWPTVDLLVPTYNEPMSVVKPTIYAALGIDWPKEKLNIFILDDGGREEFRQFAESVGVNYVARTTHEHAKAGNINNALRTVCKSEFVTIFDCDHVPTRSFLQMTLGWFLKDKKLAMMQTPHHFFSPDPFERNLGRFRRTPNEGTLFYGLVQDGNDTWDATFFCGSCAVLRRTALDEIGGIAVETVTEDAHTSLRLHRRGHTSAYIRIPQAAGLATESLSAHIGQRIRWARGMVQIFRLDNPLMGRGLKLVQRLCYANAMLHFLSGIPRLIFLLAPLAFLLCHAYIIFAPALAIAIYVLPHMLHTSLTNSRIQGRYRHSFWSEVYETVLAWYIARPTTVALFNPHKGKFNVTAKGGLVEEQHLDWVITKPYMILVLLNLAGVFMAGWRVAYGPQNEVLTVLVSLLWVFYNMIILGGAVAVSVEARQIREAHRVEMAMPAAIARKDGHMLPCTLRDYSDGGVGVELREAEALKDGEEIHLLLRRSQQEFSFPATVQRVFGRRAGIRLKNLSTEQHIDFIQCTFARADTWALWQDGFPEDKPVQSLADIMILGFKGYIRLAEYGPARLRRLFLMLTAFLSWLASFFPKGVGSAPAGVAGVKQ, encoded by the coding sequence ATGAACCCGTTAAGCTGGCTGATCGCCGCGCCCGCCTGGCAGGCGCTGAATCGCCGTTACGAGGGCTACCGTCAGGCGGGCACCCCGGCGCTGGCGGCCGGCATCCAGTGCTTCTGGCTGGTGCTGGGCTGGTCGCTGCTGCGCTTCGAAACGCCGGGCTGGCAGCGCATCATTGCGCAGCGTCGCACGCTCTGGCCGCACATTTCGCCGGAGCGCCCGCGTCCGCTCGATATCGTGCGCTTCTTTTCACAGAGCGTCTGGCTGCTGCTGGTTTTGCCGCAGGACGGCAGCACCAGCAGTCAGCGCAAGAGATTCAGCGCCTTCCGCCGCCTGTTCAGCTGGCGGCAGCGGGCGTATCAATGGCTCGACAGCCTGCCGCAGCGCCTGCAGCAGGGCGAGCGGCTGGAAAAACGCATCAGCAGCCTGTCGCCCGTGGCGCGCAAGCTGATTTTCATTGTCTGCAGCCTTGCCGCCGCCGCGCTGGCGCTGATCTGTATTTCGCAGCCGTTCGATCTGTTTACGCAGTTTATCTTCGTGGTGATGCTGTGGGGACTGGCGATGGTGGTGCGTCGCGTGCCGGGGCGGCTGGCGACCATGATGCTGATTGTGCTGTCGCTGACCGTCTCCTGTCGCTATCTCTGGTGGCGCTACACCTCGACACTCAACTGGGACGACCCGGTCAGCCTGACCTTCGGCCTGCTGCTGATCGCGGCGGAAACCTACGCCTGGGTGGTGCTGGTGCTGGGCTATTTCCAGACGCTGTGGCCGTTGCATCGCCAGCCAGTGTCGATGCCGGAAGATACGCGCCTTTGGCCGACGGTGGATCTGCTGGTGCCGACCTATAACGAGCCGATGAGCGTGGTCAAGCCGACCATCTACGCCGCGCTGGGCATCGACTGGCCGAAAGAGAAGCTCAACATCTTTATTCTGGACGACGGCGGCCGCGAAGAGTTTCGTCAGTTCGCCGAGAGCGTCGGCGTTAACTATGTGGCGCGCACCACGCACGAACATGCCAAGGCGGGCAACATCAATAATGCCCTGCGCACGGTGTGTAAAAGCGAGTTTGTGACCATTTTCGACTGCGACCACGTGCCGACGCGCTCTTTCCTGCAGATGACGCTGGGCTGGTTCCTGAAGGATAAGAAGCTGGCGATGATGCAGACGCCGCATCACTTCTTCTCGCCCGATCCCTTTGAGCGTAACCTCGGCCGTTTCCGCCGTACGCCGAACGAGGGCACGCTGTTCTACGGCCTGGTGCAGGACGGCAACGATACCTGGGACGCCACCTTCTTCTGCGGATCCTGTGCGGTGCTGCGCCGCACCGCGCTGGATGAAATCGGCGGCATCGCCGTCGAGACGGTGACTGAAGATGCGCACACCTCGCTGCGTCTGCACCGGCGCGGCCACACCTCCGCCTATATCCGTATTCCGCAGGCGGCCGGGCTGGCGACGGAAAGCCTGTCGGCGCATATCGGCCAGCGCATTCGCTGGGCGCGCGGCATGGTGCAGATCTTCCGCCTGGATAACCCGCTAATGGGGCGCGGGCTGAAGCTGGTGCAGCGTCTCTGCTACGCCAACGCCATGCTGCACTTTTTATCGGGCATTCCGCGGCTGATCTTCCTGCTGGCGCCGCTCGCTTTCCTGCTTTGCCACGCCTATATCATTTTCGCCCCGGCGCTGGCGATCGCCATCTATGTGCTGCCGCATATGCTGCATACCAGCCTGACCAACTCGCGCATTCAGGGGCGCTATCGCCACTCGTTCTGGAGCGAGGTGTATGAAACGGTGCTGGCCTGGTATATCGCTCGCCCCACCACGGTCGCGCTGTTTAACCCGCACAAAGGGAAATTCAACGTAACGGCGAAGGGCGGCCTGGTGGAGGAGCAACATCTCGACTGGGTGATCACCAAGCCCTATATGATTCTGGTGCTGCTTAACCTGGCAGGCGTCTTTATGGCGGGCTGGCGGGTCGCTTACGGCCCGCAGAACGAAGTGCTGACGGTGCTGGTGAGCCTGCTGTGGGTGTTCTACAACATGATTATTCTGGGCGGCGCGGTGGCGGTCTCCGTCGAAGCGCGGCAGATCCGCGAGGCGCACCGCGTAGAGATGGCGATGCCCGCCGCGATTGCGCGCAAGGATGGCCATATGCTGCCCTGCACGCTGCGCGACTATTCGGATGGCGGCGTCGGCGTCGAGCTGCGCGAGGCGGAGGCGCTAAAGGATGGCGAAGAGATCCATCTGCTGCTGCGCCGCAGCCAGCAGGAGTTCAGCTTTCCCGCTACGGTGCAGCGTGTCTTCGGCCGCCGGGCAGGCATCCGCCTGAAAAACCTCTCTACCGAACAGCACATTGATTTTATTCAGTGTACCTTTGCCCGCGCCGATACCTGGGCGCTGTGGCAGGACGGCTTCCCCGAGGATAAACCGGTGCAGAGCCTGGCCGACATTATGATTCTGGGCTTCAAAGGCTATATCCGCCTGGCCGAGTATGGTCCGGCGCGGCTGCGCCGGCTGTTCCTGATGCTGACCGCCTTCCTTTCCTGGCTGGCGTCGTTTTTTCCCAAAGGCGTGGGAAGCGCGCCGGCAGGCGTTGCCGGCGTAAAACAATGA
- the bcsZ gene encoding cellulose synthase complex periplasmic endoglucanase BcsZ, with product MLRLGMLLMLMLAAVRASAECAAWSDWEQFKRDYISEEGRVIDPSDGKNITTSEGQSYALFFALVANDREMFDRLLAWTENNLAEGDLTQRLPAWLWGQESSSKKWQVLDKNPASDSDLWIGWTLLQASRLWHSRSYQVTGTLLLNRVAKEEVADLKGFGLMLMPGKYGFIDGDSWMINPSYLPLQLLAGLTRLKGPWPEINRNALRLLQETAPKGFSPDWYVWQSGSGWRPDKSKGPVGGYDAIRVYLWAGMLSDDDARKATLLTHFAPMVRLTEENGNPPERVDVLTGATTNQGNVGFSAALLPLLQGSYALTAQQQRVQQQPPGNDAYYSSVLTLFGVGWDENRYRFSAQGDLLPARGQQCKNSD from the coding sequence ATGCTGCGACTGGGCATGCTGTTAATGCTGATGCTGGCGGCGGTGCGCGCCAGCGCTGAATGCGCCGCCTGGTCTGACTGGGAACAGTTTAAGCGCGACTACATCAGCGAAGAGGGAAGGGTGATCGATCCCAGCGACGGGAAGAACATCACCACCTCGGAAGGGCAGAGCTACGCGCTGTTTTTCGCGCTGGTCGCCAACGATCGCGAGATGTTCGATCGCCTGCTGGCCTGGACTGAAAATAATCTGGCAGAGGGCGATTTAACCCAGCGCCTGCCCGCCTGGCTGTGGGGCCAGGAGAGCAGCAGCAAAAAATGGCAGGTGCTGGATAAAAACCCCGCCTCCGATTCCGATCTCTGGATCGGCTGGACGCTGCTGCAGGCGAGCCGCCTGTGGCACAGCCGCAGCTATCAGGTGACCGGCACGCTGCTGCTGAACCGGGTAGCGAAAGAGGAAGTGGCCGACCTGAAAGGATTCGGCCTGATGCTGATGCCGGGCAAATATGGCTTTATCGACGGCGATAGCTGGATGATCAACCCCAGCTACCTGCCGCTACAGCTGCTGGCGGGCCTGACCCGGCTGAAAGGGCCGTGGCCGGAGATCAACCGTAACGCGCTGCGCCTGCTGCAGGAGACGGCACCGAAAGGCTTTTCGCCCGACTGGTATGTCTGGCAAAGCGGCAGCGGCTGGCGTCCCGATAAATCGAAAGGGCCAGTCGGCGGCTACGATGCGATTCGCGTCTATCTCTGGGCCGGCATGCTCAGCGATGACGATGCACGCAAAGCGACGCTGCTGACCCATTTCGCGCCGATGGTGCGCCTGACGGAAGAGAACGGCAATCCGCCGGAGCGGGTCGATGTGCTGACCGGCGCCACCACCAATCAGGGCAACGTCGGCTTTTCCGCCGCGCTGTTGCCGCTGCTGCAAGGCTCTTACGCGCTGACGGCGCAGCAGCAGCGCGTGCAGCAGCAGCCTCCGGGCAATGACGCCTACTACAGCAGCGTGCTGACGCTGTTCGGCGTCGGCTGGGATGAAAACCGCTATCGCTTTAGCGCGCAGGGCGACCTGCTGCCGGCCCGGGGTCAACAATGCAAAAATTCAGATTAA
- the bcsC gene encoding cellulose synthase complex outer membrane protein BcsC: MQKFRLSYLGLLLPGLLGGAAAFAADPAAPAREVSPVTWLLEQVRTGEATNKYDLVTQALYRLEKIAPDNPDVIAAQLRLALHQGDQAKAQQYMNQLTQTAPDSAAAREAQASMLLVSPEGRQQLQQARLLATSGRLQEARAAWDKLFNGVFPSVDIALEYWSLVARIDGQQPTALANLQALDQRYPGNIGVRMQLARLQFQNDKPQQAAEALKTLANNPGARDQAAELWLSRIQAQPVTAESVAQLRQYLDTFTSGDARSNGEQELARRQTLLADPAFQQRSRALALVDNGGGEEAIPALQSALKLNPNDPDLLGAMGQALGRANHRAVAITYLEQALKAGQQSTSVGLWQSLIQTNRYWLAIENGDSALAKGDIVSAERQYQQARALDNTDSYALIGLGDVAQARKNDAEAERLFREAWRMDRTNTTAVRRLAGLYQQQSPQKAIAFINGLSGEQQRALGSTLNSLRSDVLRAEADALAQQGSWTQAAEKYRQAQQDAPDDVWLNYRLAGALRNAGTPQQADALMAAMAQRLPADPTQVYAYSLYLSGSDRADEALRQLNAVPQARWDQNMRELADRLQQDKVYAQADALRQAGNNAAATALLNQQPASPRRDITLADWALADGYPQQALAGYQRVLAQDKQNQDAALGQIDALAALDRKAEARAALNALPAGSGEASLNVGRRLANAWLNVDDAARARQLYQQLKPRAQQEAPSQSSALLFRDVARLEAQQQQPALALLDYRQAMVASGITPTVPADNARFTRLMRNQADDDWLKRGIRSDAADLYQRQDTTLMLEQDYSRNKGTGGISDLTAHTTMLQLDTPLADGKSFVRVDRVEISAGTFSTEGGSHSEVFGTCADNGTAGCSRDLTQRQEGVAIGAGWQNDRWSADIGTSPMGFEVVNWVGGVSWNTDVKDIGLTLTASRRPISSSLLAYAGARDPSPQGGRTWGGVVATGGSVGLSYDQGGAHGVWADLSAHQITGKNVADNSRERLMAGYYYKLINADNRRATIGLNSMLWHYQKDLSDYAFGQGGYYSPQQYFSLAVPVSYRQRTENWSFDLGGSVSWSRSKTRGQERYPVWPGFQPAPSDPSTDSSGSGFGYTLRAAVERRVTAHWTVGMAVDIQQAKDYTPSHGLIYARYSLAGWEGDLNLPPEPLAPYADFK, encoded by the coding sequence ATGCAAAAATTCAGATTAAGCTACCTGGGCCTGCTGCTGCCCGGCCTGCTCGGCGGCGCCGCCGCGTTCGCCGCCGATCCGGCGGCGCCGGCGCGCGAAGTCTCGCCGGTGACCTGGCTGCTGGAGCAGGTGCGCACCGGTGAAGCGACCAACAAATACGATCTGGTCACCCAGGCGCTCTACCGGCTGGAGAAGATCGCGCCCGACAATCCTGACGTGATCGCCGCGCAGCTGCGCCTGGCGCTGCATCAGGGCGACCAGGCGAAGGCGCAGCAGTATATGAATCAGCTGACGCAGACCGCCCCCGATTCGGCGGCGGCGCGCGAAGCGCAGGCCAGTATGCTGCTGGTCAGCCCGGAGGGGCGTCAACAGCTGCAGCAGGCGCGCCTGCTGGCCACCTCCGGCCGCCTGCAGGAGGCGCGCGCCGCCTGGGACAAACTGTTCAACGGCGTTTTCCCGAGCGTTGATATCGCGCTGGAGTACTGGAGCCTGGTGGCGCGCATTGACGGCCAGCAGCCGACGGCGCTGGCGAACCTGCAGGCGCTGGACCAGCGCTACCCTGGCAATATTGGCGTGCGCATGCAGCTGGCGCGGCTGCAGTTCCAGAACGATAAGCCGCAGCAGGCGGCGGAGGCGCTGAAAACGCTGGCCAATAATCCCGGCGCGCGCGACCAGGCGGCGGAACTCTGGCTGAGCCGTATTCAGGCACAGCCGGTAACGGCGGAAAGCGTGGCGCAGCTACGCCAGTATCTCGATACCTTTACCAGCGGTGATGCGCGCAGCAACGGCGAACAGGAGCTGGCGCGGCGGCAGACACTGTTGGCCGATCCCGCTTTCCAGCAGCGTTCGCGCGCGCTGGCGCTGGTGGATAACGGCGGCGGCGAAGAGGCGATTCCGGCGCTGCAGTCGGCGCTGAAGCTGAATCCCAACGATCCCGATCTGCTGGGAGCCATGGGGCAGGCGCTGGGGCGCGCCAACCACCGCGCCGTCGCCATCACTTATCTGGAGCAGGCGCTGAAGGCGGGTCAGCAAAGCACCAGCGTTGGCCTGTGGCAGAGCCTAATCCAGACTAACCGCTACTGGCTGGCGATCGAAAACGGCGACAGCGCGCTGGCGAAGGGCGATATCGTCAGCGCCGAACGCCAGTATCAACAGGCGCGCGCGCTGGACAACACCGACAGCTATGCGCTCATTGGCCTCGGCGATGTGGCGCAGGCGCGCAAAAACGACGCCGAGGCGGAACGGCTGTTCCGCGAAGCCTGGCGCATGGACCGTACCAATACCACCGCGGTGCGGCGGCTGGCGGGCCTCTATCAGCAGCAGTCGCCGCAGAAGGCGATCGCCTTTATCAACGGGCTAAGCGGCGAGCAGCAGCGTGCGCTGGGCAGCACGCTCAACAGCCTGCGCAGCGATGTGCTGCGCGCCGAGGCGGATGCGCTGGCGCAGCAGGGCAGCTGGACGCAGGCGGCGGAAAAATATCGTCAGGCGCAGCAGGACGCGCCGGATGATGTCTGGCTTAACTACCGGCTGGCGGGGGCGCTGCGTAATGCGGGCACGCCGCAGCAGGCCGATGCGCTGATGGCGGCCATGGCGCAACGTTTGCCCGCCGATCCGACCCAGGTTTACGCCTACAGCCTTTACCTCTCCGGCAGCGATCGCGCCGATGAGGCGCTGCGCCAGCTGAACGCCGTGCCGCAGGCGCGCTGGGATCAAAACATGCGCGAGCTGGCTGACCGTCTGCAGCAGGATAAAGTTTATGCGCAGGCCGACGCGCTGCGTCAGGCGGGCAATAACGCTGCCGCGACGGCGCTGCTCAATCAGCAGCCCGCTTCGCCGCGCCGCGATATCACCCTGGCAGACTGGGCGCTGGCGGACGGCTATCCGCAACAGGCGCTGGCGGGCTATCAGCGCGTGCTGGCGCAAGATAAGCAGAATCAGGATGCGGCGCTGGGGCAGATTGACGCGCTGGCGGCGCTGGACCGCAAGGCGGAAGCACGCGCCGCGCTCAACGCGCTGCCCGCCGGCAGCGGCGAAGCGAGCCTGAACGTCGGCCGCCGCCTGGCCAACGCCTGGCTGAACGTGGATGACGCCGCGCGGGCGCGCCAGCTGTATCAGCAGCTGAAGCCGCGCGCGCAGCAGGAAGCGCCATCGCAGAGCAGCGCGCTGCTGTTTCGCGATGTCGCCCGGCTGGAGGCGCAGCAGCAGCAGCCCGCGCTGGCGCTGTTGGATTACCGCCAGGCGATGGTCGCCAGCGGTATTACGCCGACAGTGCCTGCCGACAATGCCCGCTTTACCCGTCTGATGCGCAACCAGGCGGATGACGACTGGCTGAAGCGCGGCATCCGCAGCGATGCAGCCGATCTCTATCAGCGCCAGGACACCACCCTGATGCTGGAGCAGGATTACTCGCGCAATAAAGGCACCGGCGGCATCTCCGATCTCACCGCCCACACCACCATGCTGCAGCTGGATACCCCGCTGGCGGACGGCAAAAGCTTTGTGCGCGTGGATCGCGTGGAAATTTCGGCGGGCACTTTCTCTACCGAAGGCGGCAGCCATAGCGAAGTGTTCGGCACCTGCGCCGATAACGGCACCGCCGGCTGTAGCCGCGATCTGACTCAGCGGCAGGAAGGGGTGGCGATCGGTGCTGGCTGGCAAAACGATCGCTGGTCGGCCGATATCGGCACGTCGCCGATGGGCTTTGAGGTAGTGAACTGGGTCGGCGGCGTCAGCTGGAACACCGATGTGAAAGATATCGGCCTGACCTTGACCGCCTCACGCCGGCCGATCTCCAGCTCGCTGCTGGCCTATGCTGGCGCGCGCGATCCCAGCCCGCAGGGCGGACGCACCTGGGGCGGAGTGGTGGCGACCGGCGGCTCCGTCGGGCTGAGCTACGATCAGGGCGGCGCGCACGGCGTCTGGGCCGATCTCAGCGCCCACCAGATCACCGGGAAAAATGTGGCGGACAACAGCCGCGAGCGACTGATGGCGGGTTACTACTACAAGCTGATCAACGCAGATAACCGGCGCGCGACCATCGGTCTGAACAGTATGCTGTGGCACTACCAGAAAGATCTCAGCGACTATGCTTTCGGCCAGGGTGGCTATTACAGCCCGCAGCAATATTTCTCGCTGGCGGTGCCGGTCAGCTACCGGCAGCGCACGGAGAATTGGTCATTCGATCTGGGCGGTTCGGT